The following coding sequences lie in one Gemmatimonadota bacterium genomic window:
- a CDS encoding SufE family protein translates to MVFDTLINRFRAADRNTRLETLLDYSRKLPELPAELRVASDLEAHRVTECQTPVFLWVGVAGSAVTIHAEIPRESPTVRGFVSLLVARLNGASPADVAAVPDDLLDQLALGETLGMMRTQGLTAILGRIKRSVAAANTGR, encoded by the coding sequence ATGGTATTCGATACCCTGATAAATCGCTTCCGGGCCGCCGATCGCAACACCCGGCTCGAGACGCTGCTCGACTACTCCCGTAAGCTACCCGAGTTGCCCGCGGAGTTGCGGGTAGCGAGCGATCTGGAGGCCCATCGCGTCACCGAATGCCAGACGCCGGTTTTCCTCTGGGTCGGCGTTGCCGGCAGTGCCGTAACAATACATGCCGAGATTCCGCGGGAGTCGCCCACCGTCCGCGGCTTCGTCTCGCTCCTTGTTGCCCGGCTCAACGGGGCCTCTCCGGCCGATGTCGCGGCGGTCCCCGATGACCTGCTCGACCAGCTCGCGCTGGGCGAGACCCTCGGCATGATGCGCACCCAGGGACTCACCGCCATACTCGGCCGGATCAAGCGATCGGTCGCCGCAGCCAATACGGGGAGATGA
- a CDS encoding YciI family protein, whose product MYALILIRYRRPLEEIVAATEGHRNYLKTLKAEGVLLASGPFDPRVGGALLLRVPDGDTRALDRIRDNDPFFRDGLANYELLPWNPVLGAEGLDQL is encoded by the coding sequence ATGTACGCCCTTATCCTGATTCGCTATCGCCGGCCCCTCGAGGAAATCGTCGCGGCCACCGAGGGTCACCGGAATTACCTCAAGACCCTGAAGGCCGAGGGGGTCCTGCTTGCCTCCGGGCCGTTCGATCCGCGCGTAGGGGGTGCCTTGTTGCTCCGGGTGCCGGACGGCGACACGCGTGCGCTCGACCGGATTCGCGACAACGACCCCTTCTTCCGCGACGGGCTCGCCAACTACGAACTGTTACCCTGGAACCCGGTGCTGGGCGCCGAAGGCCTCGATCAGCTGTAG
- a CDS encoding TldD/PmbA family protein produces the protein MQRRDFLAVSGLAAGLSLAPLRRTGALTPIPSADKKALADAALGAARGAGASYADVRIGRYRNQFVSARERKINAVADSESFGAGIRVIAQGTWGFAATNDLTVDGIAKAARQAVAIAKANAILQTEPVQLAREPGYGEVSWKTPIEVNAFDIPIQQKVDLLMSVGDAAMTAGATFINMNIGLVNEQKYFANTDGTYADQDIHRISPGFNVTVVDRTTGAFQTRASLSAPMGMGWEYLTLRAQDRLVGPASVLYNRSYDMVEDARLAAEQAKAKHGATSVTPGKYTLVLDPTHLWLTIHESVGHPLELDRILGYEANYAGTSFASLDKLRSKTFRYGSPAVNIVADKLEPGSLGACGWDDEGVKTQKWDLVKDGILTDFQAIRDQAHILGHARSHGCCYADNWSSVQFQRMPNVSLAPGNAPLLPAAMIANVEKGIYILGNGSYSIDQQRYNFQFGGQLFYEIRNGKITGQLKDVAYQANTLEFWNSTTATCDKRDWRLGGSFNDGKGQPGQSSAVSHGCSTTRFDGINVINTARKL, from the coding sequence ATGCAACGCCGCGACTTCCTGGCCGTCTCCGGCTTGGCCGCGGGGCTCTCCCTGGCTCCGCTCCGCCGTACTGGCGCCCTGACTCCGATTCCCAGCGCCGACAAGAAGGCCCTCGCCGATGCCGCCCTCGGCGCGGCGCGCGGAGCCGGCGCCTCGTATGCCGACGTCCGGATCGGACGCTACCGCAATCAGTTCGTCTCGGCCCGGGAGCGAAAGATCAATGCCGTCGCCGACTCCGAATCATTCGGCGCGGGAATCCGGGTCATCGCACAGGGCACCTGGGGCTTCGCCGCCACCAACGATCTCACCGTCGACGGGATTGCGAAGGCCGCGCGGCAGGCGGTCGCTATCGCGAAGGCCAATGCGATCCTGCAGACCGAGCCGGTGCAGCTCGCCCGGGAACCCGGCTACGGCGAAGTGAGCTGGAAGACACCGATCGAAGTCAACGCCTTCGACATCCCGATCCAGCAGAAGGTTGATCTGCTGATGTCGGTCGGCGACGCCGCGATGACCGCGGGGGCGACCTTCATCAACATGAACATCGGCCTCGTCAATGAACAGAAATATTTTGCCAACACCGACGGCACCTACGCCGACCAGGATATCCACCGGATCTCCCCCGGCTTCAACGTCACCGTGGTCGACCGCACGACGGGCGCCTTCCAGACGCGAGCCTCGCTGAGCGCGCCGATGGGGATGGGCTGGGAATACCTGACGCTGCGCGCGCAGGATCGCCTGGTGGGCCCCGCTTCGGTGCTCTACAACCGATCGTACGACATGGTGGAAGATGCAAGGCTCGCCGCGGAGCAAGCGAAGGCCAAGCATGGGGCCACGTCGGTTACGCCGGGGAAATACACGCTGGTGCTCGATCCGACTCACCTCTGGCTGACCATTCATGAGTCGGTGGGGCATCCGCTCGAGCTGGATCGCATCCTCGGCTACGAAGCGAATTACGCTGGCACCTCCTTCGCCTCGCTCGACAAGCTCCGTTCGAAGACGTTCCGGTATGGCTCCCCTGCCGTCAACATCGTCGCCGACAAGCTGGAGCCGGGTTCCCTCGGCGCGTGCGGCTGGGACGACGAGGGGGTCAAGACGCAGAAGTGGGATCTCGTCAAGGACGGCATCCTCACCGACTTCCAGGCGATCCGCGACCAGGCGCATATCCTGGGTCACGCGCGATCCCACGGCTGCTGCTATGCCGACAACTGGAGCTCGGTGCAATTCCAGCGGATGCCGAATGTCTCGCTCGCACCGGGCAACGCACCACTTCTCCCCGCCGCGATGATCGCCAATGTCGAGAAGGGGATCTACATCCTCGGCAATGGCTCGTATTCGATCGACCAGCAGCGCTACAACTTCCAGTTCGGTGGCCAGCTGTTCTACGAGATCCGGAACGGCAAGATCACCGGCCAGCTGAAGGATGTGGCCTATCAGGCCAACACCCTGGAATTCTGGAACTCGACGACGGCGACGTGCGACAAACGCGACTGGCGGCTTGGCGGATCGTTCAATGACGGCAAGGGACAGCCAGGGCAGTCGAGTGCTGTCTCGCACGGTTGCTCCACCACACGGTTCGACGGCATCAACGTCATCAACACGGCGAGGAAGCTCTGA
- a CDS encoding TldD/PmbA family protein, whose protein sequence is MAMLTEAQARELLDRVLKQSQAEACAASAGGSHGGNIRYARNTVTTAGEETDQRLNVTAIFGKRSGSSSTNDFSSESITACVRRAESLAKLSPENPESMPLLGAQSYRPTPAWNDRTDGVTAMDRARIAAASIQPAKAAKCVAAGFENDSARWTANANSAGQFGYHRSTAAAFSVTMRTDDETGSGYATTDANDFGGLGAERASQSAIQKAVASRQARALEPGKYTVILEPPASEELLGFLWGQFNARNADEGRSFLAKQGGGNRLGEKLFDESVTVRSDPWDARIPGAPWGGDGAPAQATTWIDKGVVKSLACNRYWAEKTGRSPLNGPGNIIMEGGTGSVDDLIKGTERGILVTRFWYIRSVDQQTVLATGLTRDGTFYIENGQIKHAVKNFRFNESPVIMLNNVDALAAPVRINGSLLPPMRIRDFTFTSLSDAI, encoded by the coding sequence ATGGCGATGCTCACGGAAGCGCAGGCGCGCGAACTCCTCGATCGGGTGCTCAAGCAGTCGCAGGCCGAAGCCTGTGCCGCGAGCGCGGGCGGTTCGCACGGTGGCAACATCCGCTACGCCCGCAACACGGTGACCACGGCCGGCGAGGAAACCGATCAGCGCCTCAACGTCACGGCCATCTTCGGCAAGCGCAGCGGCTCGTCCAGCACGAACGACTTCTCGTCGGAGTCGATCACCGCCTGCGTGCGACGGGCGGAGTCGCTCGCGAAGCTCTCCCCCGAGAATCCGGAATCAATGCCGTTGCTCGGCGCTCAGAGCTACCGCCCGACGCCGGCATGGAATGACCGTACTGATGGCGTCACGGCAATGGACCGGGCCCGGATTGCGGCAGCCAGCATCCAGCCCGCGAAGGCGGCCAAGTGCGTCGCGGCCGGTTTCGAGAACGACTCGGCCCGCTGGACCGCCAATGCCAACTCGGCCGGACAATTCGGCTACCATCGCAGCACGGCCGCCGCGTTCTCCGTGACGATGCGCACGGACGATGAGACCGGTTCCGGTTACGCCACCACCGACGCCAACGACTTCGGCGGGCTCGGGGCCGAGCGCGCATCGCAGTCGGCGATCCAGAAGGCTGTCGCGTCGCGCCAGGCACGCGCGCTCGAGCCCGGGAAGTACACCGTGATCCTCGAGCCACCGGCATCCGAGGAGCTGCTCGGGTTCCTCTGGGGCCAGTTCAACGCCCGCAATGCGGATGAGGGCCGCTCGTTCCTTGCCAAACAGGGCGGTGGCAACCGGCTCGGCGAGAAGCTCTTCGACGAGAGCGTGACCGTGCGATCGGATCCGTGGGACGCGCGCATTCCCGGCGCGCCATGGGGCGGTGACGGCGCACCGGCGCAGGCAACGACCTGGATCGACAAGGGCGTGGTGAAGTCGCTCGCGTGCAACCGCTACTGGGCCGAGAAGACTGGCCGCTCGCCGCTGAACGGCCCCGGCAACATCATCATGGAAGGCGGCACAGGGAGCGTCGACGACCTGATCAAGGGCACCGAGCGCGGCATCCTGGTGACCCGCTTCTGGTATATCCGGTCGGTGGACCAGCAGACGGTGCTCGCCACCGGCCTCACCCGCGACGGCACCTTCTATATCGAGAATGGACAGATCAAGCACGCCGTGAAGAATTTCCGGTTCAATGAGTCGCCGGTAATCATGCTCAACAACGTCGACGCGCTGGCAGCCCCGGTGCGGATCAACGGTTCGCTGCTGCCGCCCATGCGAATCCGCGACTTCACCTTCACCTCGCTCTCGGACGCGATCTGA
- a CDS encoding TldD/PmbA family protein, with the protein MSTRRDFISTTSAAAGFALLARNGRPVASFSGLITPLPTADKKALADVALNTARGKGASYADVRIGRYLNEGIFSRDRMIQGVQSTESYGAGVRVLVDGTWGFAATDVVTSDGIARAANDAVAIAKANSKLGSRPVELAAQRGYGEVTWKAPIEKNAFSIPIAEKAALLTAAGDAALKAGASFLDGALFVVNEQKYFASTDGSYIDQDIHRLWPTFTATYVDAKSGKFETRDALSSPVGMGWEYLSTRPQDKVTGPAGVLYGNRYDLVADAAQAARDAKGKLTATSVTPGKYDLVLEPAHMWLTIHESVGHPTELDRVLGYEANFAGTSFATLDKWKSGTFKYGSPLMNIVADKLQPGSLGAVGYDDEGVKTKEWDIIKDGVLVNYQAIRDQVGVLGQTESQGCCYADNWSSVQFQRMPNISLRPGRTPLTPTELIAKVERGIYIVGAGSFSIDQQRYNFQFGGQTFHEIKNGKLAGPLKDVAYQSNTTEFWNSLTAVCDGRDYRLGGSFFDGKGQPSQSSAVSHGSSTARFNGVNVINTARKI; encoded by the coding sequence ATGTCGACGCGAAGGGATTTCATCTCGACCACTTCGGCGGCAGCCGGGTTCGCCCTGCTGGCACGCAACGGGCGCCCAGTCGCCTCGTTCAGCGGACTGATCACGCCGCTGCCGACCGCCGACAAGAAGGCGCTTGCCGATGTCGCGCTCAACACGGCCCGCGGCAAGGGTGCCAGCTACGCCGATGTCCGCATCGGACGCTATCTCAACGAAGGCATTTTCTCGCGCGACCGGATGATCCAGGGGGTCCAGAGCACCGAGTCGTATGGCGCGGGAGTTCGAGTGCTGGTGGATGGCACCTGGGGCTTCGCCGCGACCGATGTCGTGACATCGGACGGCATCGCCCGGGCGGCCAATGACGCCGTTGCCATTGCCAAAGCCAATAGCAAGCTCGGCTCACGTCCGGTCGAACTCGCGGCGCAGCGCGGGTACGGTGAGGTGACCTGGAAAGCCCCGATCGAGAAGAACGCCTTCTCGATTCCGATCGCCGAAAAGGCGGCCCTCCTCACCGCCGCCGGTGATGCGGCGCTCAAGGCCGGCGCCTCCTTCCTCGACGGCGCGCTCTTCGTGGTGAACGAACAGAAGTATTTCGCCTCCACCGACGGCTCCTACATCGACCAGGATATTCATCGGCTCTGGCCGACCTTCACGGCGACGTACGTCGACGCCAAGTCGGGCAAGTTCGAGACTCGGGACGCGTTGTCCAGCCCGGTCGGCATGGGTTGGGAGTACCTCTCGACGCGGCCGCAGGACAAGGTCACCGGTCCTGCCGGCGTGCTGTACGGCAATCGGTATGACCTCGTTGCCGATGCAGCGCAAGCGGCACGCGACGCCAAGGGCAAGTTGACGGCGACCTCCGTCACACCGGGCAAGTACGACCTGGTGCTCGAGCCGGCGCACATGTGGCTGACGATTCACGAATCGGTGGGCCATCCGACCGAACTCGACCGCGTCCTCGGGTACGAGGCCAACTTCGCTGGCACCTCCTTCGCCACGCTCGACAAGTGGAAGAGCGGGACCTTCAAGTACGGCTCCCCGCTGATGAACATCGTCGCCGACAAGCTCCAGCCGGGATCGCTCGGCGCGGTCGGTTATGACGACGAAGGAGTGAAGACGAAGGAGTGGGACATCATCAAGGACGGCGTTCTGGTGAACTATCAGGCGATCCGCGATCAGGTGGGCGTGCTCGGGCAGACTGAATCGCAGGGCTGCTGCTACGCCGATAACTGGAGCTCGGTACAGTTCCAGCGGATGCCGAACATCTCGCTCCGCCCGGGACGCACCCCGCTCACGCCGACCGAACTGATTGCCAAGGTTGAACGCGGGATCTACATCGTCGGTGCGGGGTCGTTCTCCATCGACCAGCAGCGCTACAACTTCCAGTTCGGCGGCCAGACCTTCCACGAGATCAAGAACGGCAAGCTTGCAGGTCCGCTCAAGGATGTGGCGTACCAGAGCAACACGACCGAATTCTGGAATTCGCTCACCGCGGTCTGTGACGGCCGGGACTATCGACTTGGCGGCTCTTTCTTTGACGGCAAGGGGCAGCCTTCCCAGTCGAGCGCGGTATCGCACGGCTCATCCACGGCTCGATTCAATGGCGTAAACGTCATCAACACCGCGAGGAAGATCTGA
- a CDS encoding TldD/PmbA family protein: MALITEAEAKAIIDRVLARSKAEDCVVYLNEGTSGNIRFARNAVSTSGSAHNTSLFVVSAFGKRSGGASVNSLDDESIARLVARSEELARLAPEDPEYMPPLGPQKYAVGRDWADSTAALDPDKRAAIAQIGLDAAKAKGCVAAGYLDHSDGISAMGTSKGLFAYDRSTAAGYSVTMRTEDGLGSGFGTTDSHDASRLDVAGVSRLAAEKAAASHETRAVEPGKYTVILEPAASVDLIQNILFSMDARSAEEGRSFLSKQGGGTRLGEKMLDERVNIYSDPMDPIGPATPWTGDGRPLERTSWIEKGVVKNLSYSRYWAQKRNVPAQPGPANFLMAGGTASTEELIRGTERGILVTRTWYIRSVDPQTLLFTGLTRDGTFYIENGKLAYAVKNFRFNESPVIMLNNLDALGAPVRVRNAETGLVSVIPPMRIRDFTFSSLSDAV; encoded by the coding sequence ATGGCGCTCATTACCGAGGCCGAAGCCAAGGCCATCATCGACCGCGTGCTCGCCCGTTCGAAGGCCGAAGATTGCGTGGTGTACCTGAACGAGGGGACGAGCGGCAACATCCGCTTCGCCCGGAACGCGGTCAGCACCTCGGGCAGCGCGCACAACACCTCGCTCTTCGTGGTATCCGCGTTCGGAAAGCGATCGGGCGGCGCGAGCGTCAACTCGCTGGACGATGAGTCGATTGCCCGGCTCGTCGCTCGCTCGGAAGAACTCGCTCGCCTGGCTCCGGAAGATCCAGAATACATGCCACCGCTCGGGCCGCAGAAGTACGCCGTCGGACGCGACTGGGCGGATAGCACGGCGGCACTCGACCCCGACAAGCGTGCGGCCATCGCCCAGATCGGGCTCGACGCCGCCAAGGCGAAGGGATGCGTTGCTGCCGGCTATCTGGACCACAGCGACGGGATCAGTGCGATGGGGACCTCCAAGGGGCTCTTCGCGTACGATCGCTCCACGGCGGCCGGATACTCGGTCACCATGCGGACCGAGGATGGCCTGGGATCCGGCTTCGGCACGACGGACTCTCACGATGCATCGCGCCTCGATGTCGCCGGGGTATCGCGTCTCGCCGCCGAAAAAGCGGCGGCATCGCACGAGACTCGCGCGGTGGAGCCGGGCAAGTACACCGTGATTCTCGAACCGGCCGCGTCGGTGGACCTGATCCAGAACATTCTCTTCTCGATGGACGCACGCAGCGCGGAGGAAGGCCGGTCGTTCCTCTCGAAGCAGGGCGGCGGGACGCGACTCGGCGAGAAGATGCTCGATGAACGAGTGAACATCTACTCCGACCCCATGGACCCGATCGGCCCGGCCACGCCGTGGACCGGCGATGGGCGACCGTTGGAGCGGACATCATGGATCGAGAAGGGAGTGGTGAAGAACCTTTCCTACTCCCGCTACTGGGCGCAGAAGCGGAACGTTCCGGCGCAACCCGGACCGGCGAACTTCCTGATGGCCGGCGGGACAGCATCGACGGAAGAGCTGATCCGTGGGACCGAGCGCGGCATCCTGGTCACCCGCACCTGGTACATTCGCTCGGTCGACCCGCAGACCCTGCTCTTCACCGGGCTCACTCGCGACGGGACCTTCTACATCGAGAACGGCAAGCTCGCCTACGCGGTAAAGAATTTCCGCTTCAACGAGTCACCAGTCATCATGCTGAACAACCTCGATGCGCTTGGCGCGCCCGTGCGGGTTCGCAATGCCGAGACGGGGCTGGTCTCGGTGATTCCGCCGATGCGGATCCGCGACTTCACCTTCTCCTCGCTTTCGGACGCGGTGTAG
- a CDS encoding DUF4159 domain-containing protein, which translates to MPTRRQFATAAFAGAASLLAPGAEARALTFGRRRSDFTFTRLRYRSGDWDVDQRMPANLINSLAEYTTVSVEPREKVIDLESTAIFDAPFAYLAGHRLVEFTRPEREHLTRWLQNGGFLFADDCNHDIDGLFARTFEAEMGRIFGATSLVKLPKSHGLCNAFFRFPNGPPNTSLELNGWGDDLVHDYVKGITIDGRLAVLYSNKDYGCEWDYDFRNKRFLAEDNTKFGVNIVLYAMSR; encoded by the coding sequence ATGCCCACTCGCCGACAGTTTGCCACCGCCGCGTTTGCCGGGGCCGCCTCGTTACTGGCCCCCGGCGCGGAGGCGCGCGCCCTCACCTTCGGGCGGCGACGGAGCGACTTCACCTTCACCCGGCTGCGCTATCGCTCGGGCGACTGGGATGTCGACCAGCGGATGCCGGCCAACCTGATCAACTCGCTGGCCGAGTACACCACCGTCTCGGTGGAGCCCCGGGAGAAGGTGATCGACCTCGAATCGACGGCAATCTTCGATGCTCCCTTTGCGTATCTCGCGGGGCATCGGCTGGTCGAGTTCACGCGCCCGGAGCGCGAGCATCTCACCCGTTGGCTGCAGAACGGCGGATTTCTCTTCGCCGACGACTGCAACCACGATATCGACGGACTCTTCGCGAGGACCTTCGAGGCCGAAATGGGGCGAATCTTCGGCGCAACGTCCCTCGTCAAGCTTCCGAAATCTCACGGGCTCTGCAACGCGTTTTTTCGCTTTCCCAATGGGCCACCCAACACCTCACTGGAGCTGAACGGGTGGGGCGATGACCTGGTCCATGACTACGTGAAAGGGATCACCATCGACGGCCGCCTGGCCGTCCTCTACAGCAACAAGGACTACGGGTGCGAGTGGGATTACGACTTCCGGAACAAGCGCTTCCTTGCCGAGGACAACACGAAGTTCGGCGTGAACATCGTCCTCTACGCCATGTCACGGTGA
- a CDS encoding MoxR family ATPase encodes MSAPRTPEEREIVELLDRLAALRTAIGTVIVGQRAVVDDLLTGFLAGGHCLLEGVPGLAKTLLIRTLADAVTLSFRRIQFTPDLMPSDVIGTEILEEDHGTGRRVFKFTKGPVFANILLADEINRTPPKTQAALLEAMQEQSVTYAGTSYPLPAPFFVLATQNPIEQAGTYPLPEAQLDRFLLKLTVGYPDEREETAILSRTTGRGQSRPEPVLDAAQLLRLQQLVRDVPVSEALLLWSARLVRATRPGPGANPLVTDAVRWGAGPRAGQALILGAKARALLAGRFAVTLDDLKAVAPAVLRHRVLLTFRAESDGIDADRVTSQLLHDLPAPAAPIG; translated from the coding sequence ATGAGCGCCCCTCGCACTCCCGAGGAGCGGGAGATTGTCGAGCTTCTCGACCGGCTCGCCGCGCTCCGCACCGCCATCGGCACGGTGATCGTCGGGCAGCGGGCGGTCGTGGACGACCTCCTCACCGGCTTCCTTGCGGGCGGGCACTGTCTGCTCGAAGGCGTGCCGGGCCTCGCCAAGACCCTGCTGATCCGCACCCTTGCCGATGCGGTGACACTTTCGTTTCGTCGCATCCAGTTCACCCCGGATCTGATGCCGAGCGACGTGATCGGCACAGAAATTCTCGAAGAAGATCACGGCACCGGGCGCCGGGTATTCAAGTTCACCAAGGGTCCGGTCTTCGCGAACATCCTCCTCGCCGATGAGATCAATCGTACGCCGCCGAAGACGCAGGCAGCCCTGCTCGAAGCGATGCAGGAGCAATCGGTGACCTATGCGGGCACCAGCTACCCGTTGCCGGCGCCGTTCTTCGTGCTCGCGACGCAGAACCCGATCGAGCAGGCGGGGACGTACCCTCTGCCGGAAGCGCAGCTCGATCGCTTCCTGCTGAAGCTCACCGTGGGCTACCCCGACGAACGCGAGGAAACGGCGATCCTCTCTCGCACCACGGGCCGTGGTCAGTCTCGCCCGGAGCCGGTGCTCGACGCCGCGCAGCTGCTGCGACTGCAGCAACTGGTGCGCGACGTGCCCGTCAGCGAGGCGCTCCTGCTCTGGTCTGCTCGTCTCGTGCGCGCGACCCGTCCTGGCCCGGGCGCGAACCCCCTCGTCACCGACGCGGTGCGCTGGGGCGCAGGCCCGCGCGCGGGGCAGGCGCTGATTCTCGGCGCGAAGGCGCGCGCGTTGCTCGCCGGCCGTTTCGCGGTAACCCTCGACGACCTCAAGGCCGTGGCGCCGGCCGTGTTGCGACATCGCGTGCTGCTCACCTTCCGGGCCGAAAGCGATGGCATCGACGCCGATCGGGTGACGTCACAGCTGCTGCACGATCTGCCCGCGCCGGCTGCCCCGATCGGCTGA
- a CDS encoding DUF58 domain-containing protein has product MHPRWFDPSLADALRGISLPARRVNAGRGDGRHASRLPGPGIEFAQFRGYQPGDDPRRVDWKLLARSDRFFVREADAETALPLRIVLDASRSMAHTEAGICKFDVARQLAATLARLAIRQGDTPALLLLPGATIPPSRDSRQFERLLYTLDAATPTGALPAQIDRLIESAGAGRDGFLLVITDAFDRGQQLLRAVELSGRDAAFLVLRTQREHDLDYCSPVLLEDLESGATIALDVEALHGRAAEHARYREAAIQLGVDWIALDPGVPILGPLREWLARRAGRR; this is encoded by the coding sequence ATGCACCCCCGCTGGTTCGATCCGTCGTTGGCCGACGCCTTGCGTGGGATTTCTCTCCCTGCCCGACGCGTGAACGCCGGGCGCGGTGACGGTCGTCACGCATCCCGCCTCCCCGGGCCGGGCATCGAGTTCGCGCAATTCCGCGGCTATCAGCCCGGCGATGATCCGCGGCGGGTCGACTGGAAGCTGCTCGCGCGCTCCGATCGCTTCTTCGTCCGTGAAGCCGATGCCGAAACGGCGCTGCCGCTGCGCATCGTGCTCGATGCTTCCCGATCGATGGCACATACCGAGGCGGGGATCTGCAAGTTCGACGTGGCCCGCCAGCTCGCAGCGACACTGGCGCGTCTCGCCATCCGGCAGGGAGACACGCCCGCGCTTCTCCTCCTTCCCGGCGCCACGATTCCGCCCTCGCGCGATAGCCGCCAATTCGAACGACTCCTCTACACCCTCGACGCAGCGACTCCCACTGGCGCACTCCCTGCGCAGATCGATCGGCTGATCGAATCGGCTGGTGCCGGGCGCGACGGCTTCCTGCTGGTGATCACCGATGCGTTCGACCGTGGTCAGCAGCTGCTGCGCGCCGTCGAGCTCTCGGGCCGGGATGCCGCATTTCTGGTGCTGCGGACCCAGCGCGAGCACGACCTCGATTATTGCAGCCCGGTCCTCCTCGAGGACCTCGAGAGCGGCGCGACCATCGCCCTCGATGTCGAAGCACTGCACGGGCGAGCCGCGGAACATGCCCGGTATCGCGAGGCCGCGATCCAGCTTGGCGTTGACTGGATCGCGCTCGACCCGGGTGTGCCGATCCTCGGCCCGCTTCGCGAGTGGCTGGCGAGGCGGGCCGGGCGTCGCTGA
- a CDS encoding BatA domain-containing protein yields the protein MAGEAGRASLMGFLAPLWLGALAAIAIPILLHLRAAAPPERIQVGSIDDLQASLATTSCPRIREWLLLALRVLFVTLLALLLAQPVMRDQRPGRMVAVVPAGAERLGDSLRGASVPIAEAAPTVREPWQLATEAEAQLGVNDTILLVTPDGGDRYHGARPTLSHKVRLLPFADTPPVAPAPLRLQVTASSPQFTAPRDTVARWLASLPATLIQVAAVGERTSRTIVVGRDTALALDSTSLAHGALVRDGALDTLLTRLLPPPAVAPPLAERAPRLRAGDATKDPARDLSMVCWWVMCLVLFVERLVAARRP from the coding sequence GTGGCTGGCGAGGCGGGCCGGGCGTCGCTGATGGGATTTCTTGCCCCGCTCTGGCTCGGCGCACTCGCAGCGATTGCGATTCCGATCCTGCTTCATCTCCGCGCTGCGGCGCCTCCTGAGCGCATCCAGGTTGGCAGCATCGATGACCTGCAGGCGAGCCTTGCGACCACCTCCTGCCCGCGCATCCGCGAATGGTTGCTCCTCGCCCTGCGCGTGCTCTTCGTCACCTTGCTGGCACTGCTCCTCGCGCAACCGGTGATGCGCGACCAGCGCCCCGGGCGGATGGTCGCCGTTGTGCCAGCCGGAGCCGAGCGACTGGGCGACTCACTGCGCGGCGCCTCCGTTCCGATCGCTGAAGCTGCACCAACAGTTCGCGAACCCTGGCAGCTCGCCACGGAGGCGGAAGCGCAGCTCGGCGTCAACGACACCATCCTGCTGGTCACGCCAGATGGCGGCGACCGCTACCACGGCGCCCGCCCCACCCTCTCGCACAAGGTGCGGCTACTTCCCTTCGCCGACACCCCACCAGTCGCCCCAGCGCCGCTGCGCCTCCAGGTCACCGCCAGCAGCCCCCAGTTCACTGCACCACGCGACACAGTGGCTCGCTGGCTCGCATCACTCCCTGCCACACTGATCCAGGTCGCAGCGGTAGGTGAGCGTACCTCACGAACCATCGTCGTCGGCCGCGACACGGCACTCGCACTCGATTCGACTTCGCTCGCGCACGGTGCGCTGGTGCGCGACGGTGCCCTCGACACTCTGTTGACGCGACTGCTGCCACCTCCGGCGGTCGCGCCGCCGCTTGCGGAGCGAGCCCCGCGCCTTCGCGCTGGCGACGCGACCAAGGATCCGGCTCGCGACCTGAGCATGGTGTGCTGGTGGGTCATGTGCCTGGTGTTGTTCGTCGAACGCCTGGTCGCCGCGCGGCGCCCGTGA